The Rhododendron vialii isolate Sample 1 chromosome 1a, ASM3025357v1 region CGTTCCATGAATACTTCATCTTCTGAATATCATCCCAATTCAACAATTCTCCTGCTgcttttgattttgcaatttccATTTGCTCTGTTCTCGCAAAGTCAAAAAAAGTACATCAAATCACAATAAGCTACTTTCCCTTGATTATTCTTCAAACAAAATACTGCTAtatgttaataattttttttcatagtcTCCAGGTAAATTAGAAAATTCatgtgataaattttttttttcctattctcAATTTCGTACAGAAAACCCACCATGCAAGTATATATAATAAGCTGTGAAAATCAGCTTTTAAATAAAAGTCGTTACATCTCTTATTCGTCGTTATGTTGCGGGATTTTAGACATCCAATATCGTTATTTACTTACACGTATCCGATATATAGCTGTAATACCGATACCTATATGTCTCCTGATACTGTGATTTAAAACCGCAGCGAAAACATAGGTAGACTGTAGGCAAgcacaaattaaaaaatgagaacttTGAGAGAAGACAGGAAATGAGAATTACCTATGTAGACTCCTTCGTAAACCTCAGGCAACTCAGCAAGAAACTTAACAATGGAAGCACAAGAGGAGCTAGCGGTGTCATGGCCACCGATCAACAGCGCCAAGATCTTATCAGCAATGTCGGCCTCGTGCATGAACTTTCCATTTTCGTCGCTCGTCGAAAGCATGTGCGACAAGATATCCTGCGCGGGCGACGCCTTTCCCTCTGCAAAATCCTGCTTCCTCTGCTTGATAATCGCCACCAGTTCCGTCCTGATGAAATGAGCCGCCTTGATCGCCCGGTTAAATGGGGTTCCGGGCAAGTCTATGGGGACAGATATTATCCCCGCTGCCAAAGCGGTGAAGGGGTCTTCGAACCTGGCCACATGGCCAGGTTCCTCGACGCTGATGAACAATCGACTGGCGATCCAGAACGTGTAGTGCTTGGTGAGAGGGTACACCTCCACCTGGTCTTTGTTCTTCCAGTCAGCCGCAAAGTGTCGCTGGGCGACCCCGTCCATGATTCCCACGTACCTCTGCAATGCCTCCGCCTTGAGGAAGTTGGGGAGCATTTTTCGCAACCGGATGGCCTCTTCCTTCGACGAGGTCGGGAAAATTTTGTTGACGGAGCTGGGCCACCAGGCCCGGACGAGCTTGTTCTCGTTGGAGAACAGGAACTTGTTGCCGGCCGCCCCACAGAATACGACCATGGGAGAGCCCAAGAGGCTCGTCCTGAACACGCAGGACGAGTACTTGGCTATGCGATCGAAGACGAATTTCTCGGGGTGACCTTTCCATCCGGTGGAGAGAAACGCAAGGCTCTCGCCCACTATCGGGAACCCGGCGCTGCCGGGTGGGAGGTTACCGAGACCGGAGC contains the following coding sequences:
- the LOC131305857 gene encoding beta-amyrin 28-monooxygenase-like; the encoded protein is MELFYASLLAFFVLSITLSLHFLFYGKTTGSGLGNLPPGSAGFPIVGESLAFLSTGWKGHPEKFVFDRIAKYSSCVFRTSLLGSPMVVFCGAAGNKFLFSNENKLVRAWWPSSVNKIFPTSSKEEAIRLRKMLPNFLKAEALQRYVGIMDGVAQRHFAADWKNKDQVEVYPLTKHYTFWIASRLFISVEEPGHVARFEDPFTALAAGIISVPIDLPGTPFNRAIKAAHFIRTELVAIIKQRKQDFAEGKASPAQDILSHMLSTSDENGKFMHEADIADKILALLIGGHDTASSSCASIVKFLAELPEVYEGVYIEQMEIAKSKAAGELLNWDDIQKMKYSWNVACEVMRLAPPLQGAFRDAINDFMYNGFSIPKGWKIYWSVHSTHKNAEFFPDPLKFDPSRFEGSGPAPYTFVPFGGGPRMCPGKEYARLEILVFMHNLVRRFKWEKVIPNEKMIVDPMPIPEKGLPIRLYPHKA